GGACCCTGGAGAGCAAGCAACAGCAGCAACGCGATGCCCAACTGGAGCTGCTCGACGGCGGCGTCAGCGCCGACAGCGACCTGGCGGAACTCAGCGACGACGAGGTGCTCAATCTGGAGGAAGCCCAGATCCGTTCGGCCCTGCGTCAGACCCTCGCCGCCGACCAGAGCGATCGGCAGCTGCTGGAGCAGATGGCAACGATCGCCGCCGCCCATCGCAGCCGCCCCGATCCCCGTATCGAGAAGCTGGCGGAATGGCTGAAACAACATCTGTGTCCGGGCCTTGGAACGGCGGATCTGCAATGGCAGCCCACCCGGCTGCTGATCTTCACCGACTACGTGGATACGAAGCGCTATCTGGAGCGGCAGCTCAGCCAACTGCTGGGCGAGAGGGAAACCGACCGGCGGGTGGCGAGCTTCAGCGGTGGCATGAGTGAGGAGAACCGCGAACGGCTCAAGGCCCAGTTCAATGCCGACCCCGACCAGGAGCCCCTGCGCATCCTGATCGCCACCGATGCGGCCCGGGAGGGCGTGAACCTGCAGAACCACTGCCGGCATCTAATCCACTTCGACATCCCCTGGAACCCCAGCAAGCTGGAGCAGCGCAACGGCCGCATCGACCGCAAGCTGCAGCGGGCGCCTCAGGTGTGGTGCCACTACTTCCTGCTGGAGGACCGCCCGGAGGACCGGGTGATGGAAGTGCTGGTGCGGAAGACCGAGGTAATCCGTCAGGAACTGGGTTCGCTGTCACCGCTGGTGCAGCGGCAGGTGGATGAGGCCCTTGAGGGCGGAATCGACCTGGAGCAGCTCGATGCCCTGCAGGGGCAGCTGGAGGGGATGGACGCAGCGAGCAACGCGCGCGGTGCCTTGCTGAACAAGGCGCGCCAGGAGCTGGAAGCCAGTCGTCGGGTGTCCGAACTGCAGCAGCAGCAGGTTGCCCTGAGGAAGCTGCTGGCCAAATCGAAGACCTGGCTGGCCTTCGCCAAAGACCGCTTCCGCCAGGCCCTGAACTGCTCGCTGGAGCTGCTGGGTGTGACGGGCCTGGAGGCCCACACCGATGAGCGGGGCCAGCCCTGCTGGCGCCTGGCCAAGCCGGAGGAGCTAGTGGCCCAGACGCGGGACAAGAGCTGGGCAAACACGCTCGACAGCCTGCGGGGTGTGAAGCCGGCCAAGGCCTATCTGAACGACTGGCGGCAGGAGCATCCGGTGCGACCGGTGATCTTCAGCGATCCTGGCCGGCTCAGCGCCGAGGCGGTGCACCTGCATTTGGAGCACCGGCTGTCGCAGCGGCTGCTCAGCCGATTCCTCAGCCAGGGCTTCCTGCACCATGAACTGAGCCGTGCCTGTGTGCTGCCGAGTCGCGATCCCCAGCCCAAGGTGGTGGTGCTGGGACGGTTGTCGCTGTTTGGCCAGGGCGCGGCCCGCCTGCACGACGAGCTGATCACCGTGGCGGCCGAGTGGCATCCCGGCGACAGCAGCCCGAGGGCGCTACGGCCGCTACCGGGATCAAGCCCCGCAGCCACCTGGGGCCTGCTGCAGGAGGCGCTGGCGGAGGCGGACACTGGACGCTTGCCCGTATCGGACACCAGCCACTTTCAGACACTGGCCCAGGAGCATGTGGAGGCCCTTCTGCCCCTGCTCCAGCAGCAATCGGAAGCGGCGCTGCGGGAGGCCACCGCCTTGCTCAACCAACGCGCTGCCACAGAGGCCGATGCCCTCAAGGAGGTGCTGCGCACCCAGCGCAAGCGGATCAACGCCACCCTGCGCCAACGCACCCGAGAGCTGGCCAAGCTCGACAGAAAGGTGGCCGATGCCGATCCCACGGCCCTCATCCCTGGCCTGGCTGAGCAGATCGATGTTCCGGCCCTTGATCTGGAAAAGCTCTCCAGCCAAGAACGCCGCCAGCTGGCCGCCGATCAGCGTCACTGGGCACGGCGCCTGGAGACGATCGA
This genomic stretch from Cyanobium gracile PCC 6307 harbors:
- the drmD gene encoding DISARM system SNF2-like helicase DrmD yields the protein MTVTPTRTRARLKPGAVVRCRTRRYLVEDVQPPREAGADTVVTMACMEDQAIGQRLTVFLEREIDFELLGESSWEVVAQRGFDQPRQFSAYLNTLRWNCVTATDPELFQAPYRAGIDVKAYQLEPLRKALQMPRVGLFIADDVGLGKTIEAGLILREMLLRQRIRRVVISCPPSVLRQWQEEMANRFGLAFTVMDRAYVAKVRQERGYGTNPWSTGSRFLISHALLRNSDYAAPLIDWLEQGRGDQDQAPLQSLLILDEAHNAAPASNSLRYAIDSGLTRSLRDLAPRFEHRIFLSATPHNGHSNSFTALLELLDPARFTRGVPFDQADLDAVLVRRLKDDLRRIGEDFPERIVEPILIPKGSLAADTPELVLSQLLQQYRRQRERRLLAEGASKRQLNADRLVITNLQKRLLSSVEAFARTLAVHQRTLESKQQQQRDAQLELLDGGVSADSDLAELSDDEVLNLEEAQIRSALRQTLAADQSDRQLLEQMATIAAAHRSRPDPRIEKLAEWLKQHLCPGLGTADLQWQPTRLLIFTDYVDTKRYLERQLSQLLGERETDRRVASFSGGMSEENRERLKAQFNADPDQEPLRILIATDAAREGVNLQNHCRHLIHFDIPWNPSKLEQRNGRIDRKLQRAPQVWCHYFLLEDRPEDRVMEVLVRKTEVIRQELGSLSPLVQRQVDEALEGGIDLEQLDALQGQLEGMDAASNARGALLNKARQELEASRRVSELQQQQVALRKLLAKSKTWLAFAKDRFRQALNCSLELLGVTGLEAHTDERGQPCWRLAKPEELVAQTRDKSWANTLDSLRGVKPAKAYLNDWRQEHPVRPVIFSDPGRLSAEAVHLHLEHRLSQRLLSRFLSQGFLHHELSRACVLPSRDPQPKVVVLGRLSLFGQGAARLHDELITVAAEWHPGDSSPRALRPLPGSSPAATWGLLQEALAEADTGRLPVSDTSHFQTLAQEHVEALLPLLQQQSEAALREATALLNQRAATEADALKEVLRTQRKRINATLRQRTRELAKLDRKVADADPTALIPGLAEQIDVPALDLEKLSSQERRQLAADQRHWARRLETIEAELSSEPRRIQDSYRVVTHRLEPAGLVYLWPISG